CAGCGTCAGAATGAACAGATAGGCCGGCAGGGTGAGCGCACCGGAAAGCCAGGCGCCCGCGAGCGCGATACCGGCGAGGCCTGTGACGACGGCGATGGGCAGCATGGACGACCTCAGTCGCGGATGAGGGGAAGGGAACGGGCCGCCCGCCGGGTGGCGAGCGCGGCCTGCGGGCGCGCGCCCGCACAGGACCATGTGCGGGCGGTGAAGGAAAGAGGCGATCTCACGCGCCGGCGGCCGCAAGAGAGGCGCGCAGATCGTCCTCGGTCACCAGCCGCATGGCCTTGAGGATCTTGACCGCCTCGGTCCTGCGGCCGAGCCGCATGATCAGAACCACCGTCTCGGCATCGCCGCATTCGGGGTGCGAACAGGCGATTTCACTGACTGTAACGCCGTCGTCAGGTCCAAGTGTTAAGATCTCGCGAACGGATGCGGTCAGTCGTCGCGAGGCGTCTGACGTTTCGGGGTCGGCCCCACGGCGGTTGAAGAAGAAGCGTGCCATGAAGTGCCTTTTTACGATGAGTTATGGCCGATCCGTGGCTTTTTCCGGGGATAATCGCCAAGCATCATCACGCCGCCGTCAAGCCCGCTCGACCCTCGCCCGCTTCGATGCTAGCGAATCGACCGTGATGCCGTCGACCGGGCCGCAGGGCCTGTCGCAGCGGCATTGACACATGCCGACCAAAGTTTCGTCAACGCCAGCTTGCGCCGGCCTTCTCGCGGCGGCGAAAGCCCACAGCCCGGGTGAAGCCCAGGAGCGCCGGATGCCGCGCCTTCCGTTCCACGGCAAGCGGGGCCGCCTGATGGCCGCGACCGCGCTGGCCGTGCTGGCGGCGGGCCCGGCCCTGGCCGAGCCGCCCCGGCGCAGCCATCCCGCGCCGGCACGGGCCCGCGCCGAGACCGGCATCGCCACCCTCGGCGCTGCCTTCCAGCGCGCCTTCCGCACCAATCCTGACATTCTCGCCCAGCGCGCCGCGACGCGGGCGGCCCAGGAGGCGATCCCGCAGGCGCGCGCCGGCCTGCTGCCGCAGGTCAGCGCCACCGCCTATGCCGGCGTCCTGGCGATCCGCCAGCTGCAGGCCGGCCCGCCGACAGTGTCGCAGGGCGCCACCTACTACCAGCGCGGCGTGGCGCTGACCGCGACCCAGACGCTGTTCGACGGCTGGCGGACGCAGAACTCCGTGCTGCAGGCCCAGTCGCAGGTCGGCACCCAGCGCGAGCAGATGCGCGCCATCGAGCAGGCCGTGCTGCTCGATGTCGCCACCACCTATCTGGCGGTCGCCACCGGCCAGGCGCTGGTCGAGGTGCAGAAGCGCAATGTCGGCTTCCTGACCGAAACGCTGAACACCACGCGGACGCGGCTCGCCTCGGGTGTCGCCACCCCGACCGACGTCTCGCAGGCCGAGGCACGCCTCAGCCGCGGCCTTGCCGACCTCAGCCAGGCGGAGACGGACCTCTCGATCGCACGCGACCGGTTCCTGCGCATCGTGGGGGCGCCGCCGGCCGCGCGGCTGAGCCCGGTCGGCGCCGTCGACCGGCTGCTGCCGCGCTCGCGGGAAAGCTCGCGCGACATTGCCGGCCGCGACAATCCGGCGGTGCTCGCGGCGATCGCCTCGGTGCGCGCGGCCGAATCCGCCGTGCGCGTCGCCCAGGGCCAGATGCTGCCCCAGGTCAGCCTGCAGGCGCAGGTGTCGCGCGACTACGGCATCGATACCCAGACGCTGCAGAACGACAATGCCCAGGTGGTCGGACGTCTGACCGTGCCGCTCTATGCCGGTGGCGCGCCGGAATCGCAGGTGCGCCAGGCGCGCGAGCTGCTCGGCCAGGCGCAGATGCAGCTCGACAGCGCCCGCGTGCAGTCGCGCTCGGCGGCCTTCGCCGGCCATGCCGCGCTCGACAATGCCAACCAGACGATCCGCGCGGCGACGGCGGAAGTGCGCGCTGCCGAAGTGACCGTCGACGGCGTGCGCAAGCAGGTGGAAGCGGGCCTGCGCACGCTGACCGATCTCCTGAACGCCCAGCAGGATTCGGTGAATGCCCGGGCGCGGCTGCTGCAGTCGCAGAGCGACCGGCTGGTGGCGTCCTACACGATCCTCGCCGCGACCGGCCGGCTCGACCTGCCGCGGCTCGGCATCAGCCAGCCGGCGGTGGCATCGCCCCAGCCGCAGTCGGATATCGGCGTGCGCTTCGATGCCTGGCGCGAGCTGCGCAATCCGATCGGCCCGGCAGGGCCGCCGCGCAGCCGCTGACGACAGGCGCCCTCAACCGAGGGCCCCCGCCTCCGCATCCACCTTCTGCCGCCGCGAGAACATGACGATCAGCGCCGGCAGGATGACCAGGATCAGGAACGGCGCGACCAGTACGCCCCCCACCACGACATAGGCGAGCGGCTTCTGCACCTGGCTGCCGATGCCGGTCGACAGGGCCGCCGGGGTCAGGCCGACGCAGGCTGCGACACAGGTCATCATCACCGGCCGCATGCGCACCTTGCCGCATTCGATGGCCGCCGAGACCCGCTCGCGGCCCTGCGCCACCAGGCCGTTGAAATAGGTGATGACAATGATGCCCTCCATCACCGAGACGCCGATCAGCGCGATGAAGCCGATGGCCGCAGAGACGCCGAACGGCGTGCCGGTGAGGAACAGCGAGAAGACGCCGCCGACCATGGCGAGCGGAATGACGGACAGCGCGAGCAGCGTGTCGGTGAGCGAATTGAAGTTGGCGAACAGCAGGAAGGCGATGAGCAGCAGCGTCATCGGCACCACCACCTGCAGGCGGGCGATGGCGGCGAGCAGGTTTTCGAACTCGCCGGCCCATTCGATGCGCATGCCGGGCGGCAGCCTGATCTCGTTCGCAACCCGCGCCTGCGCTTCGGAAATGGTCGAGCCGAGGTCGCGGTCGCGCACGGAAAAGCGGATCGGGATATAGCGCTGCTGCTGCTCGCGATAGATGGTGGAGGCGCCCGAGACGAGGCTGACGGTCGCCACCTGGCTCAGCGGGATCTGGGTCACCGTGCCGTCGCTGTCGGCAACCCCGATCCTGAGATTCTGGATCGCCTCCGGCGACTGGCGGAACTCGGGCGCGAGGCGGACGATGATCGGGAAGCGCCGGTCGCTGCTGGGCTCGAAAAAGTCGCCGGGCGTATCGCCGCCGACCGCAGTGCGGATCGCCGTGTTGATGTCGCCGGGCGAGAGGCCGTAGCGGCCGGCCGCCAGACGGTCGACGGTGACGGCGATGGTCGGCTGGCCGAGCACGGTGAAGACGGCGAGATCGTCGATGCCGCGCACGCCGCTCAGGATCTTGCGGATCCGCTCGGCATAGTCGGTCGCTTCCGCGAGGTTGTTGCCGAACAGCTTGATGGCGTTCTCGCCCTTCACGCCGGACGCCGCCTCGGAGACATTGTCCTCGAGATATTGCGAGAAGTTGAAGTCGACGCCGGGAAACTCCTTCTGCAGAGCCGCCAGGATCTCCTCGACGAGCTTTGCCTTGTCGACGCCCGGCCGCCACTGCTCGCGCGGTTTCAGCGGCGTGAACATCTCGACA
This window of the bacterium YEK0313 genome carries:
- the bepC_2 gene encoding Outer membrane efflux protein BepC precursor; the protein is MPRLPFHGKRGRLMAATALAVLAAGPALAEPPRRSHPAPARARAETGIATLGAAFQRAFRTNPDILAQRAATRAAQEAIPQARAGLLPQVSATAYAGVLAIRQLQAGPPTVSQGATYYQRGVALTATQTLFDGWRTQNSVLQAQSQVGTQREQMRAIEQAVLLDVATTYLAVATGQALVEVQKRNVGFLTETLNTTRTRLASGVATPTDVSQAEARLSRGLADLSQAETDLSIARDRFLRIVGAPPAARLSPVGAVDRLLPRSRESSRDIAGRDNPAVLAAIASVRAAESAVRVAQGQMLPQVSLQAQVSRDYGIDTQTLQNDNAQVVGRLTVPLYAGGAPESQVRQARELLGQAQMQLDSARVQSRSAAFAGHAALDNANQTIRAATAEVRAAEVTVDGVRKQVEAGLRTLTDLLNAQQDSVNARARLLQSQSDRLVASYTILAATGRLDLPRLGISQPAVASPQPQSDIGVRFDAWRELRNPIGPAGPPRSR